The DNA segment CTGATAATTCTTCCGTTCTCGATTCAGCGAAAGAGAGAATACAAAAAGCATTTACAATTGGAATGGAAAAGCCGAAGAAAGAGAAATTGATTCGCGCAATTGTGGATGAAAAAGGAGTGAGGGAATTTTAGAATTTAGAAGTCAGATTTTAGATTGTTGTTGCGTAATGAAGCAATCTCTTGAAAATCTAATATATTTACCGAAGAGAAAAGTTTAATAACAAACTTTATGGAAAACGAACAATCAAAACTAATTTTTACAAACGTTATCGTTAAAGAGAAAAATGGATTGAGTGCATTATGTTTGGATGTAGATGTTGCTTCCGAAGGTGAAACAATTGCCGAAGCAAAAGAAAACCTTCGCGAAGCGGTGAGTTTATATGTTGAATCTGCAATCGAAAGCAATCTTCCAATAATTCGTCCTGTTCCGGCAAACGATAATCCGATATACACACGTTCAAAGGATGTAAAAGAAATATTCAAAATTTCTCTTGACGTATCGGTTCACACGTATGTCTAAACTTCCTGTTGTAAAACCGAAAGAAATAGTTTCAACATTAAAGAGAAACGGATTTATTGAATTGAGAAGTAAAGGAAATCATTTGCAACTGAAAAAAGGAAATTTGCTCGTAACTGTTCCGATGCACAATAAAGATTTAAATCCTGAAACATTGAAATCTATTTTACGGCAAGCAAAAGTAGAAGTTGAAGAATTGAAAGAATTATTGTAACTATATAAACGAAATTGAAAGAGTTTGTGAAAGTGTAAATCATATCAAACATCCTTTATGAAAATAAGTTACGATAAAGAAATTGATGCAATGTATATTCGTTTGGTCGAAGGCAAACACGAATGTCGCACACTTCGACTGAACGATGAAATAGCACTGAATATTGGCGCAAATGAATTACTCGTTGGAATCGAAATTCTCGACGCAAAAGAAACATTGGGAAAAGGAGAATTGCCAAAAGTGATTCTTGAAAATGTTCAACATGCACTTCAATAAAAACTCTGCGTAACTCAGCGACCTCCGCGCCTCCGCGTTTCAAAATTTTAAATCGCAGAGTCGCAGAGAACGCGGAGAATTCGCAAAGAAATAATTTTTATAATCATTATTTACAAACACAACACACATTATGAAAAAGTCAACTATCATTATACTCGCCATAGTCGGCGTTTTATTAATTACTGCATTCAGTATTATTTCGTGGGGAGTTTCCACATACAACTCGCTCGTTGGACTCGATGAAGGAGTGAACGGAGCGTGGAGTCAGGTTCAAAATCAATACCAACGGCGATTTGACCTTATTCCGAACTTAGTGGAAACAGTAAAGGGATATGCTGAACACGAAAAAGAGGTTCTCGTTGGTGTAACCGAAGCGCGTGCAAAAGTTGGACAAATGAACGTCTCGCCGGAAATTTTGAAAGACCCGCAAGCGTTTCAGCGATTTGAGCAAGCGCAAGGTGGATTGTCGAGCGCGCTCTCACGCTTGATGGTCGTGATTGAAAAATATCCAGACTTGAAAGCGAATCAAAATTTTCTTGCGTTACAATCGCAGTTGGAAGGAACGGAAAACAGAATTTCCGTTGAGCGAAAACGATTTAACGAAGTTGTTCAGGAATTTAACACGACCGTGAGAAAATTTCCCGCTTCATTTATAGCCGGCTTCGGTGGTTTTTCACAGAAAGCATATTTCAGCGCGGAAACTCAAGCGCAAACTGCACCGAAAGTAAAGTTTTAAAGAATGAAACTTTTTGTTCTCACGCAAAGACGCAAAGACGCTAAAGAAATTTTTTTTGCATCTTCGCATCTTTGCGTGATTTATTTTTTGTTGTTCACTACATCGTATGCGCAAAAGATTGACGTTCCCAAACTTGAACGATATGTAACTGACCAAACGA comes from the Ignavibacteria bacterium genome and includes:
- a CDS encoding addiction module toxin, HicA family, whose amino-acid sequence is MSKLPVVKPKEIVSTLKRNGFIELRSKGNHLQLKKGNLLVTVPMHNKDLNPETLKSILRQAKVEVEELKELL
- a CDS encoding DUF2283 domain-containing protein, encoding MKISYDKEIDAMYIRLVEGKHECRTLRLNDEIALNIGANELLVGIEILDAKETLGKGELPKVILENVQHALQ
- a CDS encoding LemA family protein, producing MKKSTIIILAIVGVLLITAFSIISWGVSTYNSLVGLDEGVNGAWSQVQNQYQRRFDLIPNLVETVKGYAEHEKEVLVGVTEARAKVGQMNVSPEILKDPQAFQRFEQAQGGLSSALSRLMVVIEKYPDLKANQNFLALQSQLEGTENRISVERKRFNEVVQEFNTTVRKFPASFIAGFGGFSQKAYFSAETQAQTAPKVKF